ACCATCTTCATGCACATGCCGAACGGCTACGTCGGCATGGTGCGCCGCGAGCGGTTCGACCGCTACCTTCGCGAAAAGGCGCAGAAGGCGGGTGCGGAGGTGGTCGAAGCGCTGGTCAAAAAGATCGAACGCTCGGTTGATCGCTTCACGCTCCAACTTTTCAACAAAGAGGGCGAGGCTCTGCCGCCGGTCGAAGCTTCGTACGTCATCGGCGCAGATGGCGCAAACTCGAAGACCGCCGACGAGCTGGGCTTTCCACCGAACGACCTCAAGGTGATCGCCATGCAGCAGCGCTTCCACTACTGCGACGAGCTGAAGCCCTATGAGGAGCTGGTGGAGATCTGGTTCGACGGTGAGGTTTCGCCCGATTTCTACGGCTGGATCTTCCCGAAGACCGACCACATCGCTATCGGAACGGGAACCGAGGAGCACCGCAATGACATCAAGCAGTTGCAGCACCGCTTCGTCGAGAAGATCGGCATCGCCGAAAAGCCGTACCTCAACGAGGCTGCCAAGATTCCGATGAAGCCGCGCCGCTCCTTCACGCAGGAGCGCGCCATCCTCGTCGGCGACGCGGCGGGGCTGGTGACTCCGGCCAACGGCGAAGGTATCTTCTTCGCCATGCGCTCCGGCAAGCTCGGCGCGGAGGCGATGATCGAGCGTATCCGCAACAACACGCCGCTTTCGAGCTACGAAAAGAAATTCCGCAAGCTCTACTCACCAATCTTCTTCGGCCTGCAGGTGCTCCAGTCGGTTTACTACAAGAGCGACCGCCTGCGCGAGAGCTTCGTGGCGATCTGCCGAGACAAGGATGTGCAGGGCATCACCTTCGACTCGTACCTCTACAAAAAGATGGTCCCCGCGCCGTGGAGCGTGCAGATGAAGATCATGGCCAAGAACATCTACCACCTCGCGAAGGGTTCGTAATGCTGCTCTCTCCGCTAAACTGGCTAATCCATCTCTCTTCGTCGCTTGAATGGGGCGTGGCACTCGTCATGCTCTACCGCTACGGGCAGTTCATCGGGCGGAAAGACGTGCGGCGCTTCGCGCTCTTCATGCTGCCGCACTGGATCGGCAGCTGGTTCGTGCTCCTCTACCACCTTTCGGGTGACGCCATCATGCGGTTTCTTGAAATATCCGAAGCGATCAACCTGGTGGGCAGCATCGCACTGCTCTACGCGACGCTGAAGATTCTGAAGGGGGATGAAAAGCGGGAGTCGAAACCGGCAAAAGCGTGGATGGGCTCGCTCTTCGGCGGCGTGATACTGGTGGCTGGCGGTTCGACCCCCTACTCGTTCATGATGGGCAGCTCCTGGTTCGACGCCGTTTTGCAGGTGTCGAGCATGGTCTATCTGACCTTTCTGGTGCTGCTTTTGAAGGTGCGAAAAAAAGACCCCGAGGTGTTCTCGGGGCTGACCGTGGCGGGATTCTGGTTCGTGCTGGTCTTCATTTCGGTGACGGTGGTCTGTATGTACATCGCCATACATGTGCTCGGCTACCCGTCGCTTTCGCACGACGATTTTCTGCACGGATTCGCGGAAAGCCTGCTGACTGTCAGCAACCTGATGATCGTCATCGGCATCCACAAGCAGCGCAAGCGTGCCGAAGAGCGGCTCAGGGCTTGAGCATCGCGCTTGCGGCCTGGGCATCACGCTTGCGCTTGGGGTTCGCGCCTACGGCTTGAGCAGCGACCGATAGCGCTTCTGGTCGCCGAGCAGCGCGAAGGCTTTCGCCGCCACAGGGTCATCCTCTATCGCTCTCTTCAAGGCGGCCCGCTCGTCGTAATGACGCATGATTTCACGCTGCAAGGCAGCGGTGATGTGAAGTGAATCCCGCGAGATATTCCGCCGGGTCGATGCTGCGAGCGCCTTGTCGAGAGCGTCAAGCTGACCGGCGAGCGCCTTGTCCGCCCCAGCCTCTTTCTGAACAAGCGTTTTCAGGCTGTCAAGCGTTTTTTGCGCGCCCGACCGGAAGCTGAAGTGCTCTTTTTCGAGAAAGCGGTTGAAATCATCGTACAGCGGTTCCGACGACAGTTGCTGCAACCGAAATTCCGGATGCTTCCGGTGAAAGCGTGAGGCGTATCTGAAGAGCAGCCCTGAGTTCTCGATCTTGTGCTGGTATTCGGAAAGGGAGTCGGCCTTTGCCACAACATCCGGACGGATGCCGCCGCCACCGTAAACCTTTCGCCGGTTGCGGGTATAGAAGACCTTCGTGGAGTCCGCATCGCCGTTGGAGAGCACCACCTTGCGGCGAGACTCATCGCGGGCAATCGGCTTCTGAATGAGACGGCCCGAAGGCGTATAATATTTGGCCGTCGTCATCTTGAGAATGTGGTCATAAGGCAGGTTGATAATCGACTGCACCAGCCCCTTGCCAAAAGAGTTTTCGCCGAGAATAACACCGCGATCAAGCTCCTGTATGGCTCCCGACACGATCTCCGAAGCCGAGGCGCTGTCGCCGTCGATCATCACCACCAGAGGAAGCGTTGGCTCCTGGGGCTCGGTTTTGGTGACATAGACCTGCTCGCTGTCGGCAGCCCGACCTCTGGTGGAAACGATCCGGCTGTTTTTTTCGACAAAAAGACCGGCTACCTCGACCGCCGAGGTAAGCAACCCGCCCGGATTGCCCCGAAGATCGAGAACGATGCCGTTCAGCACGACCCGGTTTTTCGCGGCCTCTTGCCGAATCTTCCGGATCGCCGCGCTCAACTCTTCCCTTGAATGTTCACTGAAACTGTTCATCTGCACATAACCCGACGAACCGAACAGGCCGAAAAAAGGCACGGAACTAATCCTGACCTCTCCTCTCGTGAGCGAAATGACCGTCAACGGCCCCTGGCCGTCTCTTTTGATCGAAAGCCTGATGTTCGTTCCGGGAGATCCTTTAATCGTGCTCCGGACTTCATCGATAGACTTCTTGCTCACCTTGACACCATCGATGGCGATGATCTGGTCGCCGACCTTTAACCCCGCTTTCGCGGCGGGCTGGCCGTCGATGACCGAGATGATGAACAGATCGCCGGAAAAAATACCAAGAGTAACGCCGATGCCGGCATACTGGCCGCTAGTGATCTCGTCGAGCTCGCCAGACTGCTCCTCATCGAGAAATGCTGTGTACGGATCAAGCTGGCCAAGCATCCCGTCAATCCCCGAATACATGAACTCACTCACATTGACGGGATCAACATAGTTTTGCGCCACATTCTTGTACACATCCCCGAGAAGCTCAATGCTTTTGGCGATGGAAAAGAAATCTTCGTTCGGCTTGGCAGCCGGAACAGCAAACAGTGGCTGCGCGCAGATCAGCGCAATGGCGGATGAGATCGTCGCAACGCGCCGCCACCTGCGGCCAAAATCACGGCAAAGACCAGAGTGCCGCTGAGTTGTG
The nucleotide sequence above comes from Chlorobaculum tepidum TLS. Encoded proteins:
- a CDS encoding S41 family peptidase, with amino-acid sequence MSWFTTQRHSGLCRDFGRRWRRVATISSAIALICAQPLFAVPAAKPNEDFFSIAKSIELLGDVYKNVAQNYVDPVNVSEFMYSGIDGMLGQLDPYTAFLDEEQSGELDEITSGQYAGIGVTLGIFSGDLFIISVIDGQPAAKAGLKVGDQIIAIDGVKVSKKSIDEVRSTIKGSPGTNIRLSIKRDGQGPLTVISLTRGEVRISSVPFFGLFGSSGYVQMNSFSEHSREELSAAIRKIRQEAAKNRVVLNGIVLDLRGNPGGLLTSAVEVAGLFVEKNSRIVSTRGRAADSEQVYVTKTEPQEPTLPLVVMIDGDSASASEIVSGAIQELDRGVILGENSFGKGLVQSIINLPYDHILKMTTAKYYTPSGRLIQKPIARDESRRKVVLSNGDADSTKVFYTRNRRKVYGGGGIRPDVVAKADSLSEYQHKIENSGLLFRYASRFHRKHPEFRLQQLSSEPLYDDFNRFLEKEHFSFRSGAQKTLDSLKTLVQKEAGADKALAGQLDALDKALAASTRRNISRDSLHITAALQREIMRHYDERAALKRAIEDDPVAAKAFALLGDQKRYRSLLKP
- a CDS encoding DUF3593 domain-containing protein; translation: MLLSPLNWLIHLSSSLEWGVALVMLYRYGQFIGRKDVRRFALFMLPHWIGSWFVLLYHLSGDAIMRFLEISEAINLVGSIALLYATLKILKGDEKRESKPAKAWMGSLFGGVILVAGGSTPYSFMMGSSWFDAVLQVSSMVYLTFLVLLLKVRKKDPEVFSGLTVAGFWFVLVFISVTVVCMYIAIHVLGYPSLSHDDFLHGFAESLLTVSNLMIVIGIHKQRKRAEERLRA
- a CDS encoding geranylgeranyl diphosphate reductase; this encodes MLYDVAIIGGGPSGAAAAEILARAGHSTILIERNLANVKPCGGAIPLGLIEEFDIPDELVEKKLTRMSVRSPKGETIFMHMPNGYVGMVRRERFDRYLREKAQKAGAEVVEALVKKIERSVDRFTLQLFNKEGEALPPVEASYVIGADGANSKTADELGFPPNDLKVIAMQQRFHYCDELKPYEELVEIWFDGEVSPDFYGWIFPKTDHIAIGTGTEEHRNDIKQLQHRFVEKIGIAEKPYLNEAAKIPMKPRRSFTQERAILVGDAAGLVTPANGEGIFFAMRSGKLGAEAMIERIRNNTPLSSYEKKFRKLYSPIFFGLQVLQSVYYKSDRLRESFVAICRDKDVQGITFDSYLYKKMVPAPWSVQMKIMAKNIYHLAKGS